The Aedes aegypti strain LVP_AGWG chromosome 3, AaegL5.0 Primary Assembly, whole genome shotgun sequence genome contains a region encoding:
- the LOC5573216 gene encoding uncharacterized protein LOC5573216 produces the protein MTGASKEHVIRVGSRKSELALIQTKHVIACLQKLNPDVQYEIHTMTTVGDRVLNKSLPKIGEKSLFTKDLEDALRNGGVDFVVHSLKDLPTSLPIGMAIGAVLEREDPRDALVLNEKFRGKTLSTLPKGSVIGTSSLRRSAQLARLHPHLVVCDIRGNLNTRLAKLDAEGSKFAGIVLAQAGLVRMGWEKRIDQVIEPSEILYAVGQGALAVECRSNDEYILNMLSKLCHLETQCKILVERSFLKTLGGGCSAPVAVCTSLKRKHDSKSNYLNIQGAVWSLDGKTEIRADDGCSVELEHVQQSDIDNGNGVPAKKSKTEDVVDNALREAEPSSPDAKRKSPEIVDELLQPGCSKAVEKLTMTKFMDVHGEMFKKCPYSNQLQKQSEAEKTSEQGQGDGKPALCPSSAFPVGVDFMGDCPYVSTEQKIEQTSQTGMSCPISGKLLVDKQDHPITDKCPFLAQAKVIDYNENVQREAPKLEDNSEHLFCGMHRNKNVPNESFEACEKLGQQLAHFLISKGALDVMKCAQNEIHSKV, from the exons ATGACCGGAGCATCGAAGGAACATGTTATCAGGGTTGGCTCACGAAAAAGCGAG TTGGCGCTAATTCAAACCAAACATGTGATTGCTTGCTTGCAAAAACTCAATCCGGACGTGCAGTATGAGATTC ATACTATGACGACTGTTGGAGACCGAGTGCTGAATAAATCACTGCCGAAGATTGGTGAGAAATCGTTATTCACTAAAGACTTGGAAGATGCTCTGAGGAATGGTGGCGTTGACTTTGTCGTTCACTCTTTGAAGGACCTTCCAACATCACTGCCTATCGGAATGGCCATTGGCGCCGTGCTAGAACGTGAGGATCCTCGCGATGCTTTAGTACTGAATGAAAAGTTCCGTGGTAAAACGTTGTCCACATTGCCGAAGGGTTCCGTTATCGGGACATCATCTCTAAGGCGTTCTGCCCAGCTGGCGAGATTGCATCCACATCTAGTGGTATGCGATATTCGAGGCAATTTGAATACTCGTTTGGCCAAATTGGACGCCGAGGGTTCAAAGTTTGCTGGAATTGTTCTAGCTCAAGCGGGCCTCGTTCGAATGGGTTGGGAAAAACGAATTGATCAAGTCATCGAACCGTCAGAGATACTGTACGCCGTTGGTCAAGGTGCGCTCGCTGTAGAATGTCGATCGAACGACGAGTATATTCTGAACATGTTGTCTAAACTGTGTCATCTGGAAACGCAGTGCAAGATTCTGGTGGAAAGAAGCTTCCTAAAAACGCTGGGAGGAGGATGCAGTGCCCCAGTGGCTGTTTGTACAAGTCTGAAGCGTAAGCATGACTCAAAATCCAACTACCTCAATATCCAAGGCGCCGTATGGAGCTTGGATGGAAAAACAGAGATTCGAGCTGATGACGGATGCTCTGTTGAGCTTGAACACGTGCAACAATCAGATATAGATAACGGCAATGGTGTACCTGCGAAGAAGAGCAAAACGGAGGACGTCGTTGATAACGCCCTTCGCGAAGCAGAACCAAGTTCACCGGATGCTAAACGTAAGAGCCCGGAGATAGTCGATGAACTATTACAACCTGGCTGCTCAAAAGCTGTTGAAAAATTAACCATGACCAAGTTTATGGATGTGCATGGTGAGATGTTTAAGAAGTGTCCTTATTCAAACCAGTTACAAAAGcaatcagaagctgaaaagacATCAGAGCAAGGACAAGGCGATGGCAAACCTGCTTTATGTCCCAGTAGCGCTTTCCCTGTTGGAGTTGATTTTATGGGAGATTGTCCGTACGTTAGCACCGAGCAAAAGATTGAACAAACCTCGCAAACAGGAATGAGCTGTCCCATCAGTGGGAAATTACTCGTAGATAAGCAAGATCACCCCATCACCGACAAGTGTCCATTCCTGGCACAGGCAAAAGTTATAGACTACAACGAAAACGTACAACGGGAAGCACCCAAACTGGAAGATAACAGTGAACACCTTTTTTGCGGCATGCATCGAAACAAGAATGTTCCAAACGAGTCGTTTGAAGCATGCGAAAAGCTGGGCCAACAGTTGGCACACTTTTTGATTTCGAAAGGTGCTCTGGACGTAATGAAATGTGCTCAAAACGAGATTCACTCGAAAGTCTAG